ctgagttgcttatcccCTTgccattgcagaggctggctttgaactcgcagtcatcctgtctcagcctccagagctgctggcatTATAGGTGTGCCCTACCTCGCCCAGCTGATTTTGAATTTAGTGCTTAATTTATGGTTGACCACTCATCTGTCTTGCctgaaataaaactaaacttCCAGGTATAACAAAATAATGACTAGTCTTCCCCCCCCcaggtattggagattgaacctgggaccttgcacatgctaggcaagagttctaccactgagctactctctttatttttttttaaattttattattttttaaagataatttttaatattttttaaggtggacacaatacctttattttatattattttattaatgtggtgctgaggatcgaacccagtgcctcatgcatgctaggcgacagctctacctctgagctacaaccccagccttactgtctttattttgaagaagtgacttgctaagttgcccaggctggactagATAGAACCTACCAgcttcccgagtagctgggattacaagtttgtACCACTGCACCCACATTTTTACTATGTCATCTAAAAGTACTTTATTTAGTATCACCCAAATAATCTGCATTAGAGCCTGGTAATGCCAACCCAGCCCATATCTCAAGTTCTAAGACACATCTGCCATGTTAGACCCTACcatagagaaaaaaaggaagagagcaaTGAGAGAGCTTAAGGCACTTACTGGCAAAAGACATGATGCCCCCGAAGCCCTCGGTGCTGTTGTTGGAGATGGTGGAGTTGGGGGAGCTTGCTCGGGAGTCTGACTCTGCTTCGGAGTCACTTGCCAGTTTCAAGCTGTTGGGCCGCAGCAGCTTTTGAGCCCTTGAATGCACAGCGGCACCTATGAGCCCCAGGCAGCGGTACCTAATCTTGGGAGTGTGGTCCTTACACTACACTGCAGTCACTGCTTCCTTCCCACAGCTAAGCCCCTAGATCAAAGAACCACCCTTTAGGGATGGCAGAACCATGAGAGCATTTAGACTCTCAGACTCTCTGATTAACCCTTGCCCAGGGTCCACTGGAGTGAGGTCCTTCAGTCACCCATCTAGAAGGAATCCCCAGGCTCTCACCGATTGCCATTGACATGTTGGCTGAATCGGGGAGTGTAACTTTCCCCCTGCTCATCATCATCTTCCTCAGGGGGAAAGCCATACTGGGGCTCGAAGTATGGATTGTCATAGGTTCGCCGGCGCACTGACCCCTCTCCAATCTCTGTCTGGCGTCTGTCCGTGTTCGATTTGCCAATGCTGGGAGGCACGGTAGGGAGGGGCTTGGAGACCCCTACTGCTGCCTTATCATCCATCTCTGTAGACTCAGCAGGTTCCTAAGGgccatattaaatttaaaaatatggtcaCATGGTGCCTAGTGATGCCTTCCCTTATTCTTAGTCTGGCAGGGCCAGGCCAGGTCTATCCCATTCCCAGCCTATAGAATGTGTGGGAAAAAATCTCTGTGGCACCCTGTTCTCTGTCCCCATAAACTGTACCACGGGCATCTTTGCTGCACCCTGAACAAAGCCCAGTGACTTCCCTCTGGGGTCAAAACTATATCTCAGAGGCTCTAAAGTCATAGGGCCTCTGAAGAGGAAGATGGGAAGAGTGTGAGAAAAGGCAAATTCACAGCTAAAGCATGACATTCCTAACAGAGACAAGACCCACACTCCCACCCACAGTTCTCATCCACCCACCCCTCCTCATGCTCACGTACAGAGCTGGCTCCATGGACCACAGTGCTAGGGCTGCTGCAGGCAGTGGTGCTGGAGCTGGAGCGTTCTGGGGGGTTTTCCTGAGAGTTCTCACTGTCTGGGCCAGGCTCCTCTGATTCCTTTTGGTTCTGCAGGTCATCAATCTCCACCTCACTGGCATCCCCAAGTGCTGCATGCGTCAGAGGGTCCACATCTGCCAGAACCCAAGGGAGACAGGTATAGTTCATCTCATCCCCAAGCCTAATCCCTGTTTAGAGCAGGCCAATCTCACCAAAGCACACTTACTGGGAGTATCACCATTGATGTCACATTTCATCATTTCACTGACAAAGTCACCCAGGGAGGAGTAAGAAGAGCTTGAGTCATCATAATCCATACTATCGCTGCCACTGCAGAGTgaaggacattaaaaaaaaaaaaaaaaaaaaaaaaaaaccagaaagggATAGGGGAAAAATATCTGCAATCagaatttggaaaaacaaaaatggagcACACTTTAACTCAAGTTCAGGAATAAGATAAAATAAGGAAGCCAAGAAAAACAATCaaccaaaataaaataccagGCTTCGAAGACTTGACTCTTAACTCCTAAGAGGTTTTGCCTCCCACTATGTGCTGTGGAGAAGGGCTAATAAGAGGGACTGCTCACCTGTCATCAGTGGGGTCAGAGTCAGAGTCACGCTCTGGTGGTACAGTCAGTGCCTCAGCCAGCTGGGAGTTGCTATCATAGACTCGATAGTGGATGGGCTGCAGCTGGTGGGCATACCACTTTGGCTTGTCACCAATCAGGGCTGGATCAAACATATCTacccaaggaagaaaaagaatagttGGGAGCAAGGGGTAAAAGGCaagtaaacacacaaaaaaggaaaaagtctaAAGCAAAACAAGAatggaaggctggggttgtggctcagaggtaaagcgctcgcttagcatgtatgaggccctgggttcgatccttagcaccacataaaaataaataaataaaataaaggtattgtgtccgactacaactaaaaaataaatatttaaaaaaaaaaaaaaaaaaaaaaaacaagaatggagccaagcatggtggcacatgcctgtaatcccagcagctcaggaggctaagacaggaggatcatgagttcaaagccagcctcaggaaaatcgaggtgctaagcaactcagtgagaccctgtctctaaataaaatacaaaatagggatggggatgtggctcagtggtccagtgcccctgagttcaatccctgggacctcccacctcaaaaaaaaaaaaaaaccaggaatgGAAGGGACAGGTAAAGATTAGTAAAGAACAAGCTAAAAGAAGGGCCATCAGGAGCTCAAAGATAGAAGGTGGAGCAGAACAGAGGGCAGGTGAACTCACTGTTGTGAATTCGCTGAAAGGCGTAATTGGTGGGGTTTAGGATCCATTCTCCAAAGTACTCCACAGCCTGAGTCCTGGCCAGTTTCTCAGCAAAGGGAGTCTGCCTGGGACGTGAGGCTAAAAAGGAACCAGCTTGGAAAGCTACCACAGGCCGAGGAAATAGTCTCAGGGTACGGGTGTGCATCTGAAAGCCCTGCAGCATGTTGGCAGAGTTGAAGAACCGTACCATGGCCACTCTGGGGAAGAAGATGACGCTGAGATAAGCTGAGAACCATACCCTGTAAAGTGAGGACTCCACAATCCATGGTGTTAACCACCTCCCAAAGCCATTCTTCAACAGATTTCCAACATCCAAGGTAGAGATatctttcatctattttgttttgttttgttttgttccactTTGCCTTACAGGGATTGAACAAGGGgcctaccattaagctacatccccagccctttttttctattttgagacagggtgttgttaaattgcccagcctggccttaaattcatgatcctctaacctcagcctcccaagccactggaattataggtgtacatCATCAAGCCTAGCTTGGAAGAGATTTAGAGAATCattggtctttttctttctctctctctctctctctttctctctctcttttttttttttttttggtaccagggatggaacccagggggtgcttaaccactgaggtatacccccagccctttatttatttgtctattttgagatagggtcttgctaagttgctgaagctggctctgaacttgcaatcatactgccttagcctccagagctactatattataggcatgtgccatcacgccCTGTGGTCTTTTTCTTTATGCTCAAAAAGGTGATAAACTATTCTCTTTGCTTTTGCTAAGGtggaaaatataacaaaatatcaaacaCATTTTATACATAAAGAAACTCTGGCTATGGGAAGTAGCTAGCCCCAAACCCAAGAGAGCAAAGAAACCAATTTAAGAACTCAGGATTTCTTTAGTTTGCTTGGTCTTACCTGGTTGCAACATCCACTGAATCCACATCATTGCCATAAATGAGCGGGTTGAATTCAGTGGAAGGTGTGGACTGCAGGTCATTAGAAGGCCTTCCCAAGAGAAGTGGGATCTCCTGGCCTTCATGAAATTTCTCCAGATTGAGGATGGGCTGGGTATTGAGACTCATGCTGGCTAGGGCCTGAGGAACAACAAAAAACTCCTCATATAAGGTATCTGGGCAGTTAGCCAATCTCAACTCTAGGAAAGAGCATTCTTAAAGTCTTCTACATCACACTTTCTGACCAAAAAGTTCTCAACAGAGAACTGTGCTCTGCAAATCACAGACAATTCATTTCAGAGCCTTCATCTTTGAAAAAAGATTCCAAATATTTTAGTCTTTAGAATACTGCCTGAATTATTAAGCCTGAATATTGCTCTCAATCAACCTAGCTCAAGACAACTTGATCAAATCTGAcaatagttttctatttttattttttaatgaacagtttttcaaattgaaatcTATATGGAAGcataactgaaatttaaaaatttaaaagtttctctgggctggggatgtggctcaagcagtagcgcgctcgcctggcatgcgtgcggcccgggttcgatcctcagcaccacataccaacaaaagatgttgtgtccgctgagaactaaaaaataaatactaaaaaaaaaattaaaagtttctctGAAGGAACCAGAGCTTCATGTATGCAGTGTACCCAGTTGAAATCAGCCCCTAGAAGGCTCCATGGGGCAATTTGAAAACCACTGGTCTAGAtcaataatgctttttaaaagttagtGAGCACAGGAATCACCTAGGatgttgttaaaatgcagattctaattttgtatgtttgggaTGGTTCtgaggtttggtttggtttttgttttgttttcagtactagggattgaacctaggtgtgctttatcactgagctacatcccagccctttttattttttgtttcgaaacaggattttgctaagttgcccaggctggcctccaattgtgattcttctgcttcagcttcccaagtaactGGGTTTACAGGCGATGCTAATGCTTCTGTCCATGGACCACACTTTTGAGAAGCAGTGGTCAGAATACAAAAATCCATGAGCTCAAGGATCTTAGTTCCTATAAACATTTAAAGTAATAAATTGACATAATTTCTTATATCAACTTCTCCATCTCATCAGTCATACTTAAGCAATTATCAATAATGAAAACACAGTAAATGAAGACAGCTAGAAGtttctgaacttgcaatcctaccagACTCTGCAGCAAGGTATCATATTACATCAGCAGTGATGAAGCAAGGGAGAGTGACAAGGATACAAAATGACCCATTTAAACTCAAACATATACCATCTAGAGAAACTACTGAGTACTTCAGACAACACAGGAAAAAAGATTTCTAAAGACCTTTCAAAAGAGAgtggaattaataaaaataaacacagtgcTAGCTACTGCTTGTCCTATATAACACATACAGCAGGGGAAGGGAATGTAGCCTTATTGTGTTTTACCTCCAGGTACTGTTTGGCAtgcagaaggaagagaagaaaatcaaccAATGAAAAACAGATGTAAGGGATTActcaaagaaagaatttttttggagggggaagaggtgctggagattgaatccagattGAGTgatttaccactcagctacatcccagaacattttttttattttttcctattttgagacaggaactcattaagttgctaagactggccttgacttatagtccttctgccttagcctcctgagttgctagaattacaggtatgcatcaccacactcccctccaaaaaagaaatttttgaggAAAGGATTCTATAAGGACTATAGGATCAATTCAAGAAGACAGTATAAAAGGAGCCCAACGGTCCAAGCCTGATGGTCCAAACTGCAAACTCCCATCTTAGAAAATTGAGAGAATGCTCCAAGGCCATAAAGAATGGCAGACATGACAAGAAATAGAacgtaaaaattattttatacagcATCATACAGTGACAAGGCATACAACAAATTAGAAGGAATCCTTTTGAGATTCACCCCTGCCATGCAAAATTGGATATACCTCTTCTTGAACCCAACAGAGGCAAAGAAAATCTACTTTGTAAAGTAGTGAAAATCTACTTTGTAAAGTCTAAAATGAAACAGGGTCTTAGAATAGCTGCCTTCCTACAACAACCCCAGGGCATCTATTACTCCCTTTCCTTTCATTCACTCTTTACCTACCtgctttaaatgttttttcaGCTCTAATGATTCTGGCTCTGGCAGGATGGGGAGCAATTCTGCATTGGTTGGGGTGATCACCTGtatcagagaaaagataaaaGCAAGACCTTAGAATAACTAATCAGAAGTTTCACTTCCATAAGGGTAAAGAAGATAATAGGAAGATTTTATGTGTATAATATTATCacatgttacacacacacacacatctgaaaaaaatatatacctaaaTGTTATTGGTGACTAGATAATAAGGTtacagttcttatttttttctcttcatgtatttttgttttccaatgaACACTTATAAagtttttctaaagttttaatGTACTCATGCtgcaaaatgtaaatataatgtttttttaagtCTGCCCTGAAAGGGCCATTTCTTACTGGAAATCATATCCCAGGAAAAGCATCAGGAGATCTACACCATATAATGATACTTGGGCCAGGGCtctatctcagtggcagagcacttgccaagcacgtgtgaggcactgggttcaatctccagcaccacataaagataaacaagtaaaataaaggcatgctgtccatctacaactacaaaaaaaaaaaaaaagctcttagaGAATGCTGGAAGAGCACTTAGTTCTGGCAAAACTAAATCCTTTAAATCTAACCATGGGCCTATCCTGACAATAAATAAAAGCAGCATGAGTAAAAGTTGTTTTAACGAGTATCACAACAGAAACACCTAGAAAAACGGGTATCACAGGATTGGGTCTAGAACCTAATCTTATTCTACAATGCCTCAGCCAGAACCTTACCCTATTGCTGTCCAGATCCACTAGCCATACGTCATCAGGCATTTTGAAGTCTAGTTTGTAGAGGAAGAAGCTGGCAGGGACCCCAATGATGTAGGGGGTTGGGGCCAACAGCAGCTGTAGAAAGGATAAGAAGATAAGAATCAAAGTTCAAACCTATTATGAGCACTTATCAAGTCAGGATTTTTCTAGATAAGGAAATATAGACTCAAAATCCTGTTTTCAAAACCCTTAAGctggtctggggttgtgactcaatggtagagcgcttgcctagcatgtgtgaggcactgggttcaattctcagcaccgcatataaataaatgaataaaataaaggttcaccaacatctaaaaaattaaaaataaaaaacccctTAAGctagttgtattttaaaattcagaacttttcagattttagaaaggCAAAACAAcgtattttctgtttattatgtTATACCTACAGCAGTGTAGCCGATAGTCTATAATCATTAACTGTGATtatggaattttttcttttttgcagtaatggggatcaaatacagggccttgtgcatgctaggcaagtgctctaccactgagctacatccccagcctttaactctgattttaaagagaagaaataaagaaattataaatagcaCAGGTTTTGTCACTAAGTCAGTTTAAATCCATCAGTCATAGACAAATAAATTATAAGAGATTGAGGACCAGTATTGACTGACAGCTTCTTTGGGCATTGATACAGGTTACAAAGCTAGAAGACACCTTGAGACTCACCTGCTCTGCCGATGCCATGCAGGTGGGAAGCAGTGGGATGACAGGAAACATGTACTCTAGGGGGTAGATCATTGCCACAAATGCCATCACAGACATAGAGAGAGCATTGTAGTCTCGGGACTGTAGCACCACCTGCAACAGCCACACCAGCAGAGTCATCAACAGCATAAAATCAGGTTGACAAGCTTTTGTAGCTTTCAATACTACAATTTAATTCTCTCACCACGTCTATAGCTGCAGCTTAGCTTCCACAATCATCTCTGTCCCATGTGCTACTGTGTCTGCCACCTCCCTAACTAAGCACTGAAGTAACCTTTACTAGAATCATTACCTTCCTAGTTCTTTTGCTCCCTCCCTATCCCAAAAGTGGAACAGGACTACTGATATTTCCTGAGAATTAAGTCAGTGTAATTAAGGATAATTCAACTGAGTGACAAGCCTCTGAAAACACCCTACATGATACCAGTACCTTAATTCAACCCATATCTAATGAATACCTGCCATACATCTGGCATTGTTATTCctagaaatgaaaagatgaaaatatcaGTCCCTGTCCTCAAAGAGCTCATTCTTTAGCCTCTGCCACAGTGTCAAGCTCTTTCCCTAGAAAGTCTGTGCAGCTGGCCCTCTCACCTTGTGCTCCAACAGGATGCAGGTTAGCACCTGAAGACAAGCATCTACACCCAGAAGTTCCAAGGGAAGGTGCAGAGGGAAATCCACTAGGGTGAATCGAGAAGGGTCTGGAAGAGCAAAGGTCAAAGCTGGCTGGAGCTCCTGGGGTAGGACTTCAATGTCTACTCGCTTCTGCCCAGAGACAGGTACTGGGGAGCGCAGCAATCGATAAATCCAGGCCTCGATCTCTCGAAGGTCATGCAGAAGGGCACTTGACTTCTCTTCCACTAGCAGTGATCCAGTAAAGATACGCCACATGGTGTCCCTAAGGAGCACACAGCAGCTGTCAGACATAAGCATTAAGAGCTGATACCTCATTGCAACCCAATATAACTATGGAGGGTATAATGACAACTGGAAAAGGACTATCATTAGGAAATCCCACTCTTTGAGCTCCATTGGGACCAGAAGCTATTTATATAAGGGCAAGAACAACTGTAAAATGCATAGGTAGTAGGACTTAATGACATGCCCACCATAAAACATCAAACTCCTCGGTATTATTCCAAGCCCAATTATGATAGGAGGTTCAGCTCGGCAGCTGTCTTCTGCTTAGTTAAGGGTAATGTGTTTAAATAGGTTTAAAGCGCCTGCATAGGAAATTTCCCACAGACCAATTATAACTAATCTCTAACCACTTCCCCCTCTTCTGAGCAAGAGCAGCAAACTGTACCTTTGTATACCTCGAGGGATGCCCAATTTCTTGCCCAGCAGCCGTTCACTACAGCAGTCCACCAGCCGTTTGAGGGTATACAGACACTCTCGGAAGGTGGAGAAGAAAGGGTAGTGGCTGAGCACACACAGGGATGTCAGAGTACTGTTGCGGGACCTGCTGCCTGCCTTGGCCCGGCGTTTGCCCCGAGGAGACAGGTTCACATCGGGGGTGGAGTCAGCACTAGGAGGCTGCAGGGATGAGCCACTCTCTGAGCTTTCTGTGCCAACCTCTTCTGAAGCACAGGTGGCACCAGTCCCTTCCTTCCCACGGGACCCTGCCCCGCCTTCCCCCTTTTCCTTAGGCATTCGCTTTTGGAAGGAGCGGTAGAAATTAACACAGATGCCATAACGTGTGACACCAGTGTCCTTGTCAGTGAGGGTGAAGACAAAGGAGGTATCATCCCGAAGGCTCATGCGCCGCTGCCGCACACTCAGACAGCCCTCTGGCTGGCAGAAGAACACTACATCTGGAGGCAGGGGAAACTCAGGGTGGTCCTCTAGCGGGTATCGCCGTAGCAATTCAGGAGTCTGGGCCACACTGTCACTGCTCGGGTGCCTGAAGAATATAAAGACAAACTCAGCAGCCTGAAGAGATAGAACATGCTATCAAATTTTAACCACAGTCAACAAATAAAGCTCAGAATGTCCTTGTGGATAAAGTAACCCAACTGTAGGACCTTGGAAAACATTTAGTGGGCAGGCTGAATGCAGTCTGCACTGTCATGAAGACACACAcctatcctgaaaaaaaaagtttcaacaaTAAAATGATCACTAACACCTTATGACAACACCTTTCAAAGAGTATTAGCTAATGAATTACCAAAAGAGTATATGTAGGTAGATTAGGA
This portion of the Ictidomys tridecemlineatus isolate mIctTri1 chromosome 4, mIctTri1.hap1, whole genome shotgun sequence genome encodes:
- the Madd gene encoding MAP kinase-activating death domain protein isoform X34, with translation MVQKKKFCPRLLDYLVIVGARHPSSDSVAQTPELLRRYPLEDHPEFPLPPDVVFFCQPEGCLSVRQRRMSLRDDTSFVFTLTDKDTGVTRYGICVNFYRSFQKRMPKEKGEGGAGSRGKEGTGATCASEEVGTESSESGSSLQPPSADSTPDVNLSPRGKRRAKAGSRSRNSTLTSLCVLSHYPFFSTFRECLYTLKRLVDCCSERLLGKKLGIPRGIQRDTMWRIFTGSLLVEEKSSALLHDLREIEAWIYRLLRSPVPVSGQKRVDIEVLPQELQPALTFALPDPSRFTLVDFPLHLPLELLGVDACLQVLTCILLEHKVVLQSRDYNALSMSVMAFVAMIYPLEYMFPVIPLLPTCMASAEQLLLAPTPYIIGVPASFFLYKLDFKMPDDVWLVDLDSNRVITPTNAELLPILPEPESLELKKHLKQALASMSLNTQPILNLEKFHEGQEIPLLLGRPSNDLQSTPSTEFNPLIYGNDVDSVDVATRVAMVRFFNSANMLQGFQMHTRTLRLFPRPVVAFQAGSFLASRPRQTPFAEKLARTQAVEYFGEWILNPTNYAFQRIHNNMFDPALIGDKPKWYAHQLQPIHYRVYDSNSQLAEALTVPPERDSDSDPTDDSGSDSMDYDDSSSSYSSLGDFVSEMMKCDINGDTPNVDPLTHAALGDASEVEIDDLQNQKESEEPGPDSENSQENPPERSSSSTTACSSPSTVVHGASSEPAESTEMDDKAAVGVSKPLPTVPPSIGKSNTDRRQTEIGEGSVRRRTYDNPYFEPQYGFPPEEDDDEQGESYTPRFSQHVNGNRLKLASDSEAESDSRASSPNSTISNNSTEGFGGIMSFASSLYRNHSTSFSLSNLTLPTKGAREKTTPFPSLKGNRRALVDQKSSVIKHSPTVKREPPSPQGRSSNSSENQQFLKEVVHSVLDGQGVGWLNMKKVRRLLESEQLRVFVLSKLNRTVQSEDDARQDIIPDVEISRKVYKGMLDLLKCTVLSLEQSYAHAGLGGMASIFGLLEIAQTHYYSKEPDKRKRSPTESVNTPVGKDPGLAGRGDPKAMAQLRVPQLGPRVPSATGKGPKEVDTRSLKEENFVASIGPDVIKPTFDLGETEEKKSQISADSGVSLTSASQRTDQDSVIGVSPPVMIRSSSQDSEVSNSSGETLGADSDLSSNAGDGPGGEGSAHLASSRGTLSDSEIETNSATSAIFGKAHSLKPKEKLAGSPVRSSEDVSQRVYLYEGLLGRDKGSMWDQLEDAAMETFSMSKERSTLWDQMQFWEDAFLDAVMLEREGMGMDQGPQEMIDRYLSLGEHDRKRLEDDEDRLLATLLHNLISYMLLMKVNKNDIRKKVRRLMGKSHIGLVYSQQINEVLDQLANLNGRDLSIRSSGSRHMKKQTFVVHAGTDTNGDIFFMEVCDDCVVLRSNIGTVYERWWYEKLINMTYCPKTKVLCLWRRNGSETQLNKFYTKKCRELYYCVKDSMERAAARQQSIKPGPELGGEFPVQDMKTGEGGLLQVTLEGINLKFMHNQFLKLKKW
- the Madd gene encoding MAP kinase-activating death domain protein isoform X22 — translated: MVQKKKFCPRLLDYLVIVGARHPSSDSVAQTPELLRRYPLEDHPEFPLPPDVVFFCQPEGCLSVRQRRMSLRDDTSFVFTLTDKDTGVTRYGICVNFYRSFQKRMPKEKGEGGAGSRGKEGTGATCASEEVGTESSESGSSLQPPSADSTPDVNLSPRGKRRAKAGSRSRNSTLTSLCVLSHYPFFSTFRECLYTLKRLVDCCSERLLGKKLGIPRGIQRDTMWRIFTGSLLVEEKSSALLHDLREIEAWIYRLLRSPVPVSGQKRVDIEVLPQELQPALTFALPDPSRFTLVDFPLHLPLELLGVDACLQVLTCILLEHKVVLQSRDYNALSMSVMAFVAMIYPLEYMFPVIPLLPTCMASAEQLLLAPTPYIIGVPASFFLYKLDFKMPDDVWLVDLDSNRVITPTNAELLPILPEPESLELKKHLKQALASMSLNTQPILNLEKFHEGQEIPLLLGRPSNDLQSTPSTEFNPLIYGNDVDSVDVATRVAMVRFFNSANMLQGFQMHTRTLRLFPRPVVAFQAGSFLASRPRQTPFAEKLARTQAVEYFGEWILNPTNYAFQRIHNNMFDPALIGDKPKWYAHQLQPIHYRVYDSNSQLAEALTVPPERDSDSDPTDDSGSDSMDYDDSSSSYSSLGDFVSEMMKCDINGDTPNVDPLTHAALGDASEVEIDDLQNQKESEEPGPDSENSQENPPERSSSSTTACSSPSTVVHGASSEPAESTEMDDKAAVGVSKPLPTVPPSIGKSNTDRRQTEIGEGAQKLLRPNSLKLASDSEAESDSRASSPNSTISNNSTEGFGGIMSFASSLYRNHSTSFSLSNLTLPTKGAREKTTPFPSLKVFGLNTLMEIVTEAGPGSGEGNRRALVDQKSSVIKHSPTVKREPPSPQGRSSNSSENQQFLKEVVHSVLDGQGVGWLNMKKVRRLLESEQLRVFVLSKLNRTVQSEDDARQDIIPDVEISRKVYKGMLDLLKCTVLSLEQSYAHAGLGGMASIFGLLEIAQTHYYSKEPDKRKRSPTESVNTPVGKDPGLAGRGDPKAMAQLRVPQLGPRVPSATGKGPKEVDTRSLKEENFVASIGPDVIKPTFDLGETEEKKSQISADSGVSLTSASQRTDQDSVIGVSPPVMIRSSSQDSEVSNSSGETLGADSDLSSNAGDGPGGEGSAHLASSRGTLSDSEIETNSATSAIFGKAHSLKPKEKLAGSPVRSSEDVSQRVYLYEGLLGKERSTLWDQMQFWEDAFLDAVMLEREGMGMDQGPQEMIDRYLSLGEHDRKRLEDDEDRLLATLLHNLISYMLLMKVNKNDIRKKVRRLMGKSHIGLVYSQQINEVLDQLANLNGRDLSIRSSGSRHMKKQTFVVHAGTDTNGDIFFMEVCDDCVVLRSNIGTVYERWWYEKLINMTYCPKTKVLCLWRRNGSETQLNKFYTKKCRELYYCVKDSMERAAARQQSIKPGPELGGEFPVQDMKTGEGGLLQVTLEGINLKFMHNQVFIELNHIKKCNTVRGVFVLEEFVPEIKEVVSHKYKTPMAHEICYSVLCLFSYVAAVRSSEEDLRTPPRPVSS
- the Madd gene encoding MAP kinase-activating death domain protein isoform X17 translates to MVQKKKFCPRLLDYLVIVGARHPSSDSVAQTPELLRRYPLEDHPEFPLPPDVVFFCQPEGCLSVRQRRMSLRDDTSFVFTLTDKDTGVTRYGICVNFYRSFQKRMPKEKGEGGAGSRGKEGTGATCASEEVGTESSESGSSLQPPSADSTPDVNLSPRGKRRAKAGSRSRNSTLTSLCVLSHYPFFSTFRECLYTLKRLVDCCSERLLGKKLGIPRGIQRDTMWRIFTGSLLVEEKSSALLHDLREIEAWIYRLLRSPVPVSGQKRVDIEVLPQELQPALTFALPDPSRFTLVDFPLHLPLELLGVDACLQVLTCILLEHKVVLQSRDYNALSMSVMAFVAMIYPLEYMFPVIPLLPTCMASAEQLLLAPTPYIIGVPASFFLYKLDFKMPDDVWLVDLDSNRVITPTNAELLPILPEPESLELKKHLKQALASMSLNTQPILNLEKFHEGQEIPLLLGRPSNDLQSTPSTEFNPLIYGNDVDSVDVATRVAMVRFFNSANMLQGFQMHTRTLRLFPRPVVAFQAGSFLASRPRQTPFAEKLARTQAVEYFGEWILNPTNYAFQRIHNNMFDPALIGDKPKWYAHQLQPIHYRVYDSNSQLAEALTVPPERDSDSDPTDDSGSDSMDYDDSSSSYSSLGDFVSEMMKCDINGDTPNVDPLTHAALGDASEVEIDDLQNQKESEEPGPDSENSQENPPERSSSSTTACSSPSTVVHGASSEPAESTEMDDKAAVGVSKPLPTVPPSIGKSNTDRRQTEIGEGSVRRRTYDNPYFEPQYGFPPEEDDDEQGESYTPRFSQHVNGNRAQKLLRPNSLKLASDSEAESDSRASSPNSTISNNSTEGFGGIMSFASSLYRNHSTSFSLSNLTLPTKGAREKTTPFPSLKVFGLNTLMEIVTEAGPGSGEGNRRALVDQKSSVIKHSPTVKREPPSPQGRSSNSSENQQFLKEVVHSVLDGQGVGWLNMKKVRRLLESEQLRVFVLSKLNRTVQSEDDARQDIIPDVEISRKVYKGMLDLLKCTVLSLEQSYAHAGLGGMASIFGLLEIAQTHYYSKEPDKRKRSPTESVNTPVGKDPGLAGRGDPKAMAQLRVPQLGPRVPSATGKGPKEVDTRSLKEENFVASIELWNKHQEVKKQKALEKQRPDVIKPTFDLGETEEKKSQISADSGVSLTSASQRTDQDSVIGVSPPVMIRSSSQDSEVSNSSGETLGADSDLSSNAGDGPGGEGSAHLASSRGTLSDSEIETNSATSAIFGKAHSLKPKEKLAGSPVRSSEDVSQRVYLYEGLLGRDKGSMWDQLEDAAMETFSMSKERSTLWDQMQFWEDAFLDAVMLEREGMGMDQGPQEMIDRYLSLGEHDRKRLEDDEDRLLATLLHNLISYMLLMKVNKNDIRKKVRRLMGKSHIGLVYSQQINEVLDQLANLNGRDLSIRSSGSRHMKKQTFVVHAGTDTNGDIFFMEVCDDCVVLRSNIGTVYERWWYEKLINMTYCPKTKVLCLWRRNGSETQLNKFYTKKCRELYYCVKDSMERAAARQQSIKPGPELGGEFPVQDMKTGEGGLLQVTLEGINLKFMHNQFLKLKKW